From a region of the Hippopotamus amphibius kiboko isolate mHipAmp2 chromosome 3, mHipAmp2.hap2, whole genome shotgun sequence genome:
- the TSSC4 gene encoding protein TSSC4 isoform X1 gives MEVARPRWAGRFVPAAEPLRRAVPAGEIWHSEPRPSSTGALPTGRDRPPGLFRCGCDVARGRMAEAGDGQHSLGSEGDILPPDTASISDSDSDPSLPDGAEVEALSPGGPPGEASGDSGPDEPPPPPRSLPTAAVQPFHLRGAGPTFSQRSHDIFDGLEGAARRAPPSAAPPSPGDHGGPGQLLTLSSQPPAGGPSRAAQNPAALRVPPIPDYVAHPERWTKYSLEDVAEASEQSNQAAALAFLGPQSLAAPDHYVPSFNQDPSSSGEGRVIFTKPVRAGEARPERRRVLRKAGELGRGPPGTPGVVGGEGPVELAHLARPGSPEAEEWSSPRRGLQEAGVPKGEAHAGSQAGPPPVETVGFHSSKKRSRDHFRSKGGSPEAPGAEV, from the exons ATGGAGGTAGCCAGGCCGCGGTGGGCCGGTAGGTTTGTG ccagCCGCTGAGCCACTGCGCAGAGCTGTGCCCGCCGGGGAAATTTGGCACTCGGAACCTCGCCCCTCCAGCACAGGTGCCCTGCCGACGGGGAG AGACAGACCCCCTGGGCTGTTTCGGTGCGGGTGTGACGTGGCTCGGGGACGCATGGCAGAGGCAGGGGACGGCCAGCACTCCCTGGGCTCGGAGGGCGACATTCTGCCTCCCGACACCGCCTCCATCAGCGACTCGGACTCTGACCCCAGCCTGCCTGATGGTGCTGAGGTGGAAGCCCTGTCCCCAGGGGGGCCACCTGGGGAGGCCTCCGGGGATTCGGGCCCCGAtgagccccccccgccccccaggagcCTCCCCACAGCGGCAGTGCAGCCCTTCCACCTGAGAGGCGCGGGCCCCACCTTCTCTCAGCGCAGCCATGACATCTTCGACGGCCTGGAGGGGGCAGCCAGGCGGGCCCCACCCTCTgcagccccacccagccctggTGACCACGGGGGCCCTGGGCAGCTGCTGACCCTATCCAGCCAGCCTCCAGCTGGGGGCCCAAGCAGGGCCGCTCAGAATCCTGCTGCCCTGAGGGTGCCCCCCATCCCTGACTACGTGGCCCACCCCGAGCGCTGGACCAAGTACAGCCTGGAAGACGTGGCCGAGGCCAGCGAGCAGAGCAACCAGGCCGCTGCCCTGGCCTTCCTGGGCCCCCAGAGCCTGGCTGCCCCTGACCACTACGTGCCCTCCTTCAACCAGGACCCCTCCAGCAGCGGGGAGGGCCGGGTCATCTTCACGAAACCGGTCCGAGCTGGCGAGGCTCGGCCTGAGAGGAGGAGGGTCCTGAGGAAGGCAGGGGAGCTGGGTAGAGGCCCCCCCGGGACCCCAGGAGTGGTGGGGGGCGAGGGCCCTGTGGAGTTGGCCCACTtggccaggcctgggagccccgAGGCCGAGGAATGGAGCAGCCCCCGGAGGGGCCTGCAGGAGGCAGGTGTGCCCAAGGGGGAGGCCCATGCTGGGTCCCAGGCTGGCCCCCCGCCCGTGGAGACTGTGGGCTTCCACAGCAGCAAGAAGCGGAGCAGGGACCACTTCCGGAGCAAGGGCGGCAGCCCCGAGGCCCCAGGCGCAGAGGTCTGA
- the TSSC4 gene encoding protein TSSC4 isoform X2, whose product MAEAGDGQHSLGSEGDILPPDTASISDSDSDPSLPDGAEVEALSPGGPPGEASGDSGPDEPPPPPRSLPTAAVQPFHLRGAGPTFSQRSHDIFDGLEGAARRAPPSAAPPSPGDHGGPGQLLTLSSQPPAGGPSRAAQNPAALRVPPIPDYVAHPERWTKYSLEDVAEASEQSNQAAALAFLGPQSLAAPDHYVPSFNQDPSSSGEGRVIFTKPVRAGEARPERRRVLRKAGELGRGPPGTPGVVGGEGPVELAHLARPGSPEAEEWSSPRRGLQEAGVPKGEAHAGSQAGPPPVETVGFHSSKKRSRDHFRSKGGSPEAPGAEV is encoded by the coding sequence ATGGCAGAGGCAGGGGACGGCCAGCACTCCCTGGGCTCGGAGGGCGACATTCTGCCTCCCGACACCGCCTCCATCAGCGACTCGGACTCTGACCCCAGCCTGCCTGATGGTGCTGAGGTGGAAGCCCTGTCCCCAGGGGGGCCACCTGGGGAGGCCTCCGGGGATTCGGGCCCCGAtgagccccccccgccccccaggagcCTCCCCACAGCGGCAGTGCAGCCCTTCCACCTGAGAGGCGCGGGCCCCACCTTCTCTCAGCGCAGCCATGACATCTTCGACGGCCTGGAGGGGGCAGCCAGGCGGGCCCCACCCTCTgcagccccacccagccctggTGACCACGGGGGCCCTGGGCAGCTGCTGACCCTATCCAGCCAGCCTCCAGCTGGGGGCCCAAGCAGGGCCGCTCAGAATCCTGCTGCCCTGAGGGTGCCCCCCATCCCTGACTACGTGGCCCACCCCGAGCGCTGGACCAAGTACAGCCTGGAAGACGTGGCCGAGGCCAGCGAGCAGAGCAACCAGGCCGCTGCCCTGGCCTTCCTGGGCCCCCAGAGCCTGGCTGCCCCTGACCACTACGTGCCCTCCTTCAACCAGGACCCCTCCAGCAGCGGGGAGGGCCGGGTCATCTTCACGAAACCGGTCCGAGCTGGCGAGGCTCGGCCTGAGAGGAGGAGGGTCCTGAGGAAGGCAGGGGAGCTGGGTAGAGGCCCCCCCGGGACCCCAGGAGTGGTGGGGGGCGAGGGCCCTGTGGAGTTGGCCCACTtggccaggcctgggagccccgAGGCCGAGGAATGGAGCAGCCCCCGGAGGGGCCTGCAGGAGGCAGGTGTGCCCAAGGGGGAGGCCCATGCTGGGTCCCAGGCTGGCCCCCCGCCCGTGGAGACTGTGGGCTTCCACAGCAGCAAGAAGCGGAGCAGGGACCACTTCCGGAGCAAGGGCGGCAGCCCCGAGGCCCCAGGCGCAGAGGTCTGA
- the CD81 gene encoding CD81 antigen encodes MGVEGCTKCIKYLLFVFNFVFWLAGGVILGVALWLRHDPQTTNLLYLELGDRPAPNTFYVGIYILIAVGAVMMFVGFLGCYGAIQESQCLLGTFFTCLVILFACEVAAGIWGFVNKDQIAKDVKQFYDQALQQAIMDDDANNAKAVVKTFHETLQCCGSSAMTTVTTSVFKNSLCPSGSNVVSNLLKEDCHSKIDELFSGKLYLIGIAAIVVAVIMIFEMILSMVLCCGIRNSSVY; translated from the exons aTGGGGGTGGAGGGCTGCACCAAGTGCATTAAGTACCTGCTCTTCGTCTTCAATTTCGTCTTCTGG CTGGCCGGAGGCGTGATCCTGGGCGTGGCCCTGTGGCTCCGCCATGACCCGCAGACCACCAACCTCCTCTATCTGGAGCTCGGAGACAGGCCCGCACCCAACACCTTCTACGTAG GCATCTACATCCTCATTGCCGTGGGTGCCGTGATGATGTTTGTTGGGTTTCTGGGATGCTACGGGGCCATCCAGGAGTCCCAGTGCTTGCTGGGGACG tTCTTCACCTGCCTGGTGATCCTCTTTGCCTGTGAAGTGGCTGCTGGCATCTGGGGTTTTGTCAACAAGGACCAG ATCGCCAAGGACGTGAAGCAGTTCTATGACCAGGCCTTGCAGCAGGCCATCATGGACGATGACGCCAACAATGCCAAGGCCGTGGTGAAGACCTTCCATGAGACG CTTCAGTGCTGTGGCTCCAGCGCGATGACCACGGTGACCACCTCTGTGTTCAAGAACAGCCTGTGTCCCTCGGGCAGCAACGTCGTCAGCAACTTGTTAAAG GAGGACTGCCACAGCAAGATCGACGAGCTCTTCTCGGGGAAGCTGTATCTCATCGGCATCGCCGCCATCGTGGTGGCCGTGATCATG ATCTTCGAGATGATCCTGAGCATGGTGCTGTGCTGCGGCATCCGGAACAGCTCGGTGTACTGA